Proteins encoded in a region of the Pseudothermotoga elfii DSM 9442 = NBRC 107921 genome:
- the rnpA gene encoding ribonuclease P protein component, with protein sequence MRRTERLRFSRDFDRVFRFGAVIQSELLTILYVGNDLEHNRIGVIVKRKFGKAHDRNKIRRWIKEIYRLKKHDLNKSFDIVVLPRKTLSDIFKDIPYEEFCKHLTDLLKRIK encoded by the coding sequence TTGAGAAGAACTGAACGGCTTAGATTTTCCAGAGATTTTGACAGGGTTTTCCGATTTGGAGCTGTTATTCAGAGCGAGTTGTTAACGATTTTGTACGTGGGTAATGATCTTGAGCACAACAGAATAGGAGTCATTGTTAAAAGAAAGTTTGGCAAGGCTCACGATAGAAACAAAATTAGACGGTGGATAAAAGAAATCTACAGATTGAAAAAGCATGATCTGAATAAGAGCTTTGATATAGTTGTCTTACCTCGGAAGACCCTGTCAGATATTTTTAAAGATATTCCTTACGAAGAATTTTGTAAACATTTGACAGATCTTCTAAAGAGGATAAAATGA
- the yidD gene encoding membrane protein insertion efficiency factor YidD, which translates to MKKIVVLMIRFYQKYISPLKPPTCRFTPTCSSYAIQAIERFGLLKGGYLAVKRIIRCNPLNPGGHDPVPEKFTTRRRFI; encoded by the coding sequence ATGAAGAAAATTGTCGTATTGATGATTCGCTTTTACCAGAAATATATTTCCCCTTTAAAACCTCCAACATGTCGGTTTACTCCGACTTGTTCGTCTTATGCGATACAGGCAATCGAACGCTTTGGATTGCTAAAAGGAGGGTATTTGGCTGTTAAAAGAATCATAAGATGTAATCCTCTCAACCCTGGAGGACACGATCCTGTACCGGAAAAATTTACTACAAGGAGGAGATTCATTTGA
- the yidC gene encoding membrane protein insertase YidC, which produces MHLRKLIILIVLALLIITGMAKNEIQVVTLDDGIRVITRFSELEFSSSGVLKNVYLTADRRSHVFEEAGDGLELFSPEGSSLMVIDFSIEGDMISPNTYSGDLILKYEYTGGVKKTITVKNSPEYVFTVEVSSMDPVIISLPRVWYEDYDRVVKDYFISFSPKIKAISLVKTGEGKLSSNKLAINGFEKIVVHMAPFKRIFLKKLFGEDYSILMDTIKTIDGSSSWYDPVFYPLVWFFWWLFEMTRNFGWAIIIFTVIVRFVLYPLYHAQTKSMIKMRKVQPRIEAIRKKYKDPTKQQEELMKVYREEGINPAGGCLMLLIQLPVFFLLYAVIRYFQEEFAFGSKFLLWNDLSVGGFGPNAIFIIATVVASYFNTLITSQDSRSAWQGILMSLIFPFLFVSLPSGLFLYYTVNTVIQLVITYYIYKRYKIKGITTRELLGLRSKG; this is translated from the coding sequence ATTCATTTGAGGAAGTTGATCATTCTAATTGTTTTGGCATTGTTGATCATAACTGGTATGGCGAAAAATGAAATTCAGGTTGTCACTTTAGATGATGGGATAAGAGTTATTACACGTTTCAGTGAGCTGGAGTTCAGTAGTTCAGGGGTTTTGAAAAATGTTTATCTCACCGCGGATCGTAGATCTCATGTATTTGAGGAAGCCGGAGATGGTCTGGAACTCTTCAGCCCAGAGGGCTCTTCTTTAATGGTAATAGATTTTTCAATAGAGGGTGATATGATTTCGCCCAACACCTACTCGGGGGATCTGATTTTAAAATACGAATATACGGGAGGTGTAAAAAAAACCATAACCGTTAAGAATTCCCCAGAGTATGTTTTTACCGTTGAAGTAAGTTCCATGGATCCTGTTATTATTTCTCTGCCGCGGGTATGGTATGAAGATTACGATCGAGTCGTGAAAGATTATTTCATATCCTTCTCTCCGAAGATCAAAGCTATATCTCTGGTGAAAACAGGTGAAGGCAAATTAAGCTCAAATAAGCTGGCTATCAATGGTTTTGAAAAAATAGTGGTTCATATGGCTCCATTTAAAAGGATATTCCTAAAAAAACTCTTTGGTGAAGACTATTCCATACTTATGGATACGATAAAAACAATAGATGGTAGTTCTTCTTGGTACGACCCAGTTTTCTATCCGTTAGTGTGGTTTTTCTGGTGGTTATTCGAAATGACCAGGAATTTTGGCTGGGCAATCATAATATTCACAGTTATTGTCAGATTTGTTTTGTATCCACTTTATCACGCGCAGACCAAATCCATGATAAAAATGAGAAAAGTTCAGCCCAGAATAGAGGCTATAAGGAAAAAATACAAAGATCCGACCAAACAGCAAGAAGAGCTTATGAAAGTCTACAGAGAAGAAGGCATAAATCCGGCTGGTGGATGTCTTATGCTTCTGATACAGCTGCCAGTTTTCTTTTTGCTGTACGCAGTTATAAGATATTTTCAGGAAGAATTTGCTTTTGGTAGTAAATTTCTTCTGTGGAATGATCTTTCAGTAGGTGGATTTGGCCCCAATGCAATCTTTATAATTGCGACCGTGGTTGCCAGTTATTTCAACACGCTTATAACCAGTCAGGATTCGCGGAGTGCCTGGCAAGGGATTCTAATGTCACTTATATTTCCGTTTCTGTTCGTAAGTTTGCCAAGCGGTTTGTTTCTTTATTATACTGTGAACACGGTTATACAACTTGTAATAACTTATTACATTTACAAAAGATACAAAATTAAGGGAATTACCACAAGAGAGCTGCTTGGTTTGAGAAGTAAGGGGTGA
- the jag gene encoding RNA-binding cell elongation regulator Jag/EloR, with protein MKKVRISGATIAEALEKAKQEFGLRDEEFDYVVVEKGSKGFFGIMAKEAVVEVSFKKEFYERRLEQFMVGILRSYGKIKVKVSSAGKRFLVLLEGDDLGRLIGKHGKTLAALQHIAMIYLNRLSDTKLSVVVDAGEYREKRKRNLEQIVLQAIDRARVEKKRIVLDPMFAFERRLVHEIVKKYRDVKSYSVGVEPYRKVVIEYSPNGKEVHTT; from the coding sequence GTGAAAAAGGTACGCATCTCGGGTGCAACAATCGCTGAAGCCTTAGAGAAAGCCAAGCAGGAGTTTGGTTTAAGGGATGAAGAGTTTGATTATGTTGTTGTTGAAAAAGGTTCAAAGGGATTTTTTGGCATTATGGCAAAAGAGGCTGTCGTTGAAGTTTCTTTTAAAAAGGAATTCTACGAGAGAAGATTAGAACAATTCATGGTTGGCATTTTAAGAAGCTATGGAAAAATAAAGGTAAAAGTGAGCTCTGCAGGAAAGAGGTTTCTGGTTTTGCTTGAAGGGGATGACCTCGGCAGATTGATAGGAAAGCACGGGAAAACTCTTGCGGCATTGCAGCACATCGCAATGATATATCTCAACAGATTGAGTGATACGAAATTGTCAGTGGTGGTTGATGCAGGGGAATACCGTGAAAAAAGAAAGCGAAACCTTGAACAAATAGTTTTGCAGGCTATAGACAGAGCTCGAGTTGAAAAGAAAAGAATTGTGCTTGATCCAATGTTTGCCTTTGAAAGGCGGTTAGTTCATGAGATTGTGAAAAAATATAGGGATGTAAAGAGTTATTCAGTGGGTGTTGAACCATATAGAAAGGTTGTTATAGAGTATTCCCCAAATGGAAAAGAGGTTCACACTACCTGA
- a CDS encoding IspD/TarI family cytidylyltransferase, with product MTVGIIMAAGTGNRFKSEIPKQFCMLGDKPVINYCLKSFEKSHLIDNCLIMVPTNWQEEVKKMIEGFRKPKWVLPGGATRHETSLIALEFLRDINPSVVVFHDAARPFLRVKLLNRVIEEAHLFGAATAAIPVNDTVVYAKDMFVNNYLSREGLYRIQTPQAFAFEIALNAFERFHANDGTEPVLLSGGKVRIVPGDLLCFKITYPDDLQFAQFVYPTWNELD from the coding sequence GTGACAGTTGGTATAATAATGGCTGCCGGGACCGGTAACCGGTTTAAATCTGAAATACCAAAACAATTTTGTATGCTTGGAGACAAGCCGGTAATTAATTATTGCTTGAAAAGCTTTGAAAAATCACACCTGATTGATAATTGTTTAATCATGGTACCGACGAATTGGCAGGAAGAGGTTAAAAAAATGATTGAGGGTTTTAGAAAGCCAAAATGGGTTTTACCAGGTGGTGCCACACGACATGAAACTTCTCTGATCGCACTTGAGTTTTTAAGAGATATAAACCCATCCGTGGTTGTCTTTCACGATGCAGCAAGGCCTTTTTTAAGAGTAAAATTGCTCAACAGAGTAATTGAAGAAGCGCATCTTTTCGGTGCAGCTACGGCAGCTATTCCAGTTAATGATACGGTTGTGTACGCAAAAGATATGTTTGTAAACAATTATCTCTCAAGGGAAGGATTATACAGAATTCAAACTCCTCAAGCTTTTGCTTTTGAAATTGCCTTAAATGCTTTTGAGCGTTTCCATGCAAATGATGGAACTGAACCTGTATTACTATCTGGTGGCAAAGTAAGAATAGTTCCTGGAGATCTTCTTTGTTTTAAAATCACATATCCAGATGATCTTCAGTTTGCGCAATTTGTTTATCCTACCTGGAATGAATTAGATTGA